A genomic segment from Gemmatimonadota bacterium encodes:
- a CDS encoding 3-hydroxybutyryl-CoA dehydrogenase: MAIETVGVIGCGLMGSGITQVCAEAGYRTIVREASDELVSGGIGRIEGLLSRNVSKGKMTEDEKSSVLGRITGTTDFDDLSACDLVIEAVTENLETKQEVFRTLDGIAPPGAILASNTSSISITELASATNRPEQVLGLHFFNPVPVMKLIEMVIGLQTSAETVEAARQFGESLGKQVIQVKDTPGFIVNYLLIPYLLDAVRLVESGVATKEDIDAGMVLGCSHPLGPLKLLDFIGLDTTLYIVEVLHEAFRTDRYAAPPLLRQMVAAGMNGRKAGQGFYTYD, from the coding sequence ATGGCCATTGAAACCGTTGGCGTCATCGGATGTGGGCTGATGGGATCGGGCATCACGCAGGTATGCGCCGAGGCAGGTTACCGGACAATCGTCCGCGAGGCGTCCGACGAGTTGGTTAGCGGAGGCATTGGCCGTATCGAAGGCCTCCTGTCGCGGAATGTGTCCAAAGGGAAGATGACTGAAGACGAGAAGTCGTCCGTGCTCGGACGCATCACGGGAACGACGGACTTCGATGATCTCTCCGCGTGCGACCTGGTGATCGAGGCGGTCACCGAGAATCTCGAGACCAAGCAGGAAGTCTTCAGGACATTGGACGGTATCGCGCCGCCTGGGGCCATCCTGGCCAGCAACACTTCATCTATATCCATTACCGAGTTGGCTTCGGCTACGAACCGGCCGGAGCAGGTGCTGGGCCTTCATTTCTTCAACCCCGTGCCCGTGATGAAGCTCATCGAGATGGTCATCGGGCTGCAGACCAGCGCGGAAACCGTGGAAGCCGCCCGGCAGTTCGGCGAATCGCTGGGCAAGCAGGTGATCCAGGTCAAGGACACGCCCGGTTTCATCGTCAACTACCTCCTCATCCCCTACCTGCTGGACGCGGTGCGCCTGGTCGAATCGGGTGTGGCCACGAAGGAGGACATCGACGCGGGCATGGTCCTGGGGTGCAGTCATCCGCTCGGGCCCCTCAAGCTGCTCGATTTCATAGGGCTGGACACCACGCTGTACATCGTGGAGGTGCTCCACGAGGCCTTCCGCACCGATCGGTATGCCGCCCCGCCCCTGCTGCGCCAGATGGTCGCCGCCGGGATGAACGGACGTAAGGCCGGCCAGGGGTTCTACACGTACGATTGA
- a CDS encoding DUF2064 domain-containing protein: MTPKPPTALVLLAKYPEPGSVKTRLVHGTEENGHAGLKDVRDRSGRAVGQDEAYRLAAGMYRAFLVDRFAAHRGRDYDLWLATSQPDYAEAFGSITGPDIRYHFVSGASLGEMMLGIFEDLLGRYTYVLISGSDLPRLDETVIERVRASLSSHDIVLVPAQDGAYNLIGMRRPHRIFDISRWSSGSELEETVALLRQRRITHEVLDEYRLLDIDTIEDLLQLMRGPETVEAPETNAFLTALDERLDFAD; encoded by the coding sequence ATGACCCCGAAACCGCCCACAGCACTCGTCCTGCTGGCCAAGTACCCCGAACCAGGCAGCGTCAAGACCCGGCTGGTCCATGGTACGGAGGAGAACGGTCACGCCGGTCTCAAGGACGTCCGCGACCGGTCAGGCCGGGCTGTCGGCCAGGACGAAGCCTACCGCCTGGCGGCCGGAATGTACCGCGCGTTCCTGGTGGACCGGTTCGCGGCGCACCGGGGACGGGACTACGACCTCTGGCTGGCCACCTCCCAGCCCGACTATGCCGAGGCCTTTGGTTCGATTACCGGACCGGATATCAGGTATCACTTCGTATCCGGCGCCAGCCTGGGCGAGATGATGCTTGGGATCTTCGAGGATCTGCTCGGACGATACACGTACGTGCTGATCTCGGGCAGCGACCTGCCGCGCCTGGACGAAACGGTCATCGAGCGGGTCCGCGCGTCCCTCTCATCCCACGATATTGTGCTTGTCCCGGCCCAGGACGGCGCGTACAATCTTATCGGCATGCGCAGGCCGCACAGGATATTCGATATATCGCGCTGGAGTTCGGGATCGGAACTCGAGGAGACCGTCGCCCTGCTTCGGCAGCGTCGGATCACCCACGAGGTGCTCGACGAGTACCGTCTGCTGGACATCGATACGATCGAAGACCTGCTGCAGTTGATGCGCGGTCCCGAAACCGTGGAAGCGCCGGAAACCAATGCCTTTCTGACGGCGCTCGACGAACGACTGGACTTCGCGGATTGA
- the murD gene encoding UDP-N-acetylmuramoyl-L-alanine--D-glutamate ligase gives MGLGVFSGGVASARYFAARGADVTVTDLLPEEALRKSVDALACWPVRYVLGEHREEDISGADLVVVGPGVRDDSPFLQLARERGVPLTTETNLVFETCRRPIIGITGSNGKTTTTRLIGALYQAVAPEALVGGNIGRAVLNELADCGGGAGPGGAAGSEPGGAPGTEEAGAVQTAGSPVILELSSFQLHRLAWIRRSPGLAVVTNLSPNHLDWHGTFDAYEQAKRHIVHYQSPEDAVVLNADDERLRDWAAICPGRVAWFSMEGPVDTGCCLRDGQVVFRDASGECDSTGERGPSGERDLVGESGPPGERAVCSVDALRLPGSHNVANLLAAVTAACLGGIPASVIRYAIEAFRGVEHRLEEVAVINGVGYYNDSACTTPASTVTALRAFDAPVVLIAGGYDKGTAFDDMAFELVRRARAAVLIGATADAIDRAIRKNGATTAPVVARSDTLDDAVRQSARLARPGDVVVLSPGCASYDMFTNFEERGQRFKEAVDALN, from the coding sequence ATGGGTCTCGGCGTGTTCTCCGGCGGGGTCGCTTCGGCGAGGTATTTCGCCGCGCGGGGAGCGGACGTCACCGTCACGGATCTTTTGCCGGAGGAAGCGCTTCGAAAGTCTGTCGACGCCCTCGCCTGCTGGCCGGTCCGCTACGTGCTCGGGGAGCACCGCGAGGAGGACATCTCCGGCGCGGACCTCGTGGTCGTCGGACCCGGTGTCCGGGACGACAGTCCGTTCCTGCAGCTGGCCCGGGAACGGGGCGTCCCGCTGACCACTGAAACGAACCTGGTCTTCGAGACCTGCCGCCGGCCGATCATCGGCATCACGGGCAGCAACGGCAAGACCACCACGACCCGCCTTATCGGCGCGCTGTACCAGGCGGTGGCCCCGGAGGCGCTGGTGGGCGGGAACATCGGCCGGGCCGTGCTCAACGAGCTCGCGGATTGTGGCGGCGGCGCAGGTCCTGGTGGGGCGGCCGGCAGTGAGCCTGGCGGAGCGCCCGGCACCGAAGAAGCTGGGGCCGTCCAGACCGCCGGCAGTCCCGTGATCCTCGAGTTGTCCAGCTTCCAGTTGCACCGGCTGGCCTGGATCCGGCGAAGCCCCGGGCTGGCCGTGGTGACGAACCTGTCTCCCAATCATCTGGACTGGCACGGGACTTTTGATGCCTACGAGCAGGCCAAGCGGCACATCGTGCACTACCAGTCGCCGGAGGACGCGGTCGTCCTGAACGCCGATGACGAGCGGCTGCGCGATTGGGCGGCTATCTGTCCGGGACGGGTCGCCTGGTTCAGCATGGAGGGACCCGTCGATACTGGATGTTGCCTGCGGGACGGACAGGTGGTATTTCGCGATGCCTCGGGAGAATGCGATTCGACGGGTGAACGCGGCCCATCAGGCGAACGCGATTTAGTGGGCGAATCCGGCCCGCCAGGAGAACGTGCCGTGTGTTCGGTGGACGCCCTTCGGTTGCCGGGATCGCATAACGTGGCCAACCTGCTCGCCGCCGTGACGGCCGCGTGTCTTGGCGGGATCCCGGCATCGGTCATCCGGTATGCGATCGAGGCATTCCGCGGCGTGGAACATCGGCTGGAAGAGGTGGCTGTTATCAACGGTGTCGGCTACTATAACGATTCGGCCTGCACCACGCCGGCGTCTACGGTCACGGCGCTCCGCGCTTTCGACGCACCGGTCGTCCTGATCGCGGGCGGGTACGATAAGGGGACGGCCTTCGACGACATGGCGTTTGAACTCGTCCGGCGCGCCAGGGCTGCCGTTTTGATCGGCGCCACGGCGGACGCGATAGATCGCGCGATACGGAAAAACGGGGCAACGACCGCGCCTGTTGTCGCCCGTTCCGACACGCTCGATGATGCCGTCCGGCAAAGCGCCAGGTTGGCGCGGCCCGGAGACGTGGTGGTGTTGTCGCCCGGCTGCGCCAGTTACGACATGTTCACCAATTTCGAGGAACGCGGTCAGCGATTCAAGGAAGCCGTGGACGCGCTGAATTAG